A portion of the Streptomyces erythrochromogenes genome contains these proteins:
- a CDS encoding serine/threonine-protein kinase, protein MDALRGTDPARIGEHTLLARLGAGGMGQVYLGRSPGGRLVAVKVIRDEITGHPEALARFRREAETVRAVRSAYTANLIDASLASAPYWLATEYVAGPTLARAVAARGALPVGTCLRLFAALAEGLASVHAYGVTHRDLKPQNVILGVQGPQLIDFGIAKGVGATALTQDGQAPGTPGFTAPEVLVGGGTGDGGADVFALGATMAYAATGRPPYGTGDAATVSYRAVHEPVDVAGVEPGLAALIGACVAKDPAARPGLPEVIARCGVRDALVDDPVYLGFGELGEAVPVHEMRTQGPGLPYGYTPTDHAAPAAAAAPAGRGRAGVWVAAVAVAAALSLAAWKLVPLGGEDGEAGRGEDTSAGAAGTPARIPGAGGVGAAPSASGGAAVKPPAEYIEGNRISRYFWLPSTDPERAAHGTGACNLGPEQKPPGADFQAGAEVSGKSVKISMRVKYAESSPTKPDPYYVSVAVRAPHDLDPQTGQPFPMDNRAVGFTSKPVDVYGKWKTGEYLTLTYPDDFAEHVNGKTYPGVPLANDPGDWTLVFYHVEDDPTKYASIHCTGFRVK, encoded by the coding sequence ATGGACGCACTGAGGGGGACCGACCCGGCCCGTATCGGGGAGCACACGCTGCTGGCCAGGCTCGGGGCCGGGGGCATGGGGCAGGTGTACCTCGGGCGTTCGCCCGGCGGGCGGCTGGTCGCGGTCAAGGTGATCCGGGACGAGATCACCGGGCACCCGGAGGCGCTGGCACGGTTCCGGCGGGAGGCCGAGACGGTGCGGGCGGTCAGGTCGGCCTACACGGCGAACCTGATCGACGCCTCGCTCGCGTCCGCGCCGTACTGGCTGGCCACGGAGTACGTGGCCGGGCCCACGCTGGCCCGGGCGGTCGCGGCCCGCGGGGCCCTGCCGGTGGGCACCTGCCTGCGGCTGTTCGCGGCCCTTGCGGAGGGGCTGGCGAGCGTCCACGCGTACGGGGTGACGCACCGGGACCTGAAGCCGCAGAACGTCATCCTGGGCGTGCAGGGCCCGCAGCTGATCGACTTCGGCATCGCCAAGGGGGTCGGGGCCACCGCGCTCACCCAGGACGGGCAGGCCCCGGGCACGCCCGGGTTCACGGCGCCGGAGGTGCTCGTCGGCGGTGGGACCGGGGACGGCGGGGCGGACGTCTTCGCCCTGGGCGCGACGATGGCCTACGCGGCGACCGGGCGCCCGCCGTACGGGACGGGCGACGCGGCGACGGTGAGCTACCGGGCCGTGCACGAGCCGGTGGACGTGGCCGGGGTGGAGCCGGGCCTGGCGGCACTGATCGGGGCCTGCGTGGCGAAGGACCCGGCGGCGCGGCCCGGCCTGCCGGAGGTCATCGCCCGGTGCGGGGTGCGGGACGCGCTGGTGGACGATCCGGTGTACCTCGGCTTCGGCGAGCTGGGCGAGGCCGTACCGGTGCACGAGATGCGGACGCAGGGGCCGGGTCTCCCGTACGGCTACACGCCGACCGACCACGCGGCCCCGGCCGCGGCCGCGGCCCCGGCGGGGCGTGGGCGGGCGGGCGTGTGGGTGGCGGCCGTGGCGGTGGCCGCGGCCCTGTCGCTGGCCGCCTGGAAGCTGGTCCCGTTGGGCGGGGAGGACGGTGAGGCGGGCCGGGGCGAGGACACCTCGGCGGGTGCCGCGGGCACCCCCGCCAGGATCCCGGGCGCGGGGGGCGTCGGCGCCGCGCCTTCCGCGTCCGGGGGCGCCGCCGTCAAGCCGCCGGCCGAGTACATCGAGGGCAACCGGATCTCGCGCTACTTCTGGCTGCCTTCCACCGACCCGGAGCGCGCGGCGCACGGCACCGGCGCGTGCAACCTGGGGCCGGAGCAGAAGCCGCCGGGTGCGGACTTCCAGGCGGGCGCCGAGGTCTCGGGCAAGTCCGTGAAGATCAGCATGCGGGTCAAGTACGCCGAGAGCAGCCCGACCAAACCCGATCCGTACTACGTGTCGGTGGCGGTCAGGGCCCCGCACGACCTCGACCCGCAGACCGGACAGCCGTTCCCGATGGACAACCGGGCCGTGGGCTTCACCAGCAAGCCCGTCGACGTCTACGGCAAGTGGAAGACGGGCGAGTACCTGACGCTCACGTATCCGGACGACTTCGCGGAGCACGTGAACGGCAAGACGTACCCCGGCGTGCCCCTGGCCAATGACCCGGGGGACTGGACGCTGGTCTTCTACCACGTCGAGGATGACCCTACGAAGTACGCGAGCATCCACTGCACGGGTTTCCGAGTGAAGTAA
- a CDS encoding C40 family peptidase: MAGGIGIGLCLTFVALLVVGTYSAAAGLVGSGAGGRAVGLTKGAVPAKYQALVEKWGNLCPAISPPLLAAQLYSESGWNPSAVSPADARGIAQFIPGTWAGHGIDGDGDGDRDIWDPNDAIPSAASYDCELAQDVRSVPGDATSNMLAAYNAGAYAVIKYGGVPPYKETQGYVKAITTLAKSFARPVGRVAPSQQAAGAIYFAQKQLGTPYLWGGNGTPDQGGRFDCSGLTKAAYETVGIELPRVANDQYNAGPHPSRDELLPGDLVFFSDDLTNSREIRHVGLYVGGGYMINAPFTGAVIRFDKIDTPDYFGATRVTKDGAESLPVRSGTGRPS; the protein is encoded by the coding sequence ATGGCCGGCGGGATCGGGATCGGGCTGTGTCTGACCTTCGTGGCGCTCCTCGTGGTGGGGACCTACTCGGCGGCGGCGGGGCTCGTGGGATCGGGTGCCGGCGGCCGTGCCGTGGGCCTGACGAAGGGGGCCGTGCCCGCGAAGTACCAGGCCCTGGTGGAGAAGTGGGGCAACCTCTGCCCGGCCATCAGTCCGCCGCTGCTCGCCGCGCAGCTGTACTCCGAGAGCGGCTGGAACCCGAGCGCCGTCAGCCCGGCGGACGCGCGGGGCATCGCGCAGTTCATCCCGGGCACCTGGGCGGGCCACGGCATCGACGGGGACGGGGACGGGGACCGGGACATCTGGGACCCGAACGACGCGATCCCCTCGGCCGCTTCGTACGACTGCGAGCTGGCCCAGGACGTGCGGAGCGTGCCGGGTGACGCGACGTCGAACATGCTGGCCGCCTACAACGCCGGCGCCTACGCGGTCATCAAGTACGGGGGAGTGCCGCCGTACAAGGAGACCCAGGGGTACGTGAAGGCCATCACCACCCTGGCCAAGAGCTTCGCGCGGCCCGTGGGCCGGGTGGCGCCCTCGCAACAGGCCGCCGGGGCGATCTACTTCGCGCAGAAGCAGCTGGGCACGCCGTACCTGTGGGGCGGCAACGGTACGCCCGACCAGGGCGGGCGGTTCGACTGCTCGGGGCTGACCAAGGCCGCGTACGAGACGGTCGGGATCGAGCTGCCGCGTGTGGCCAACGACCAGTACAACGCCGGCCCGCACCCCTCGCGCGACGAACTCCTCCCCGGGGACCTGGTGTTCTTCTCCGATGATCTGACGAACTCCCGGGAGATCCGGCACGTCGGGCTCTACGTGGGCGGCGGATACATGATCAACGCCCCGTTCACCGGAGCGGTCATCCGCTTCGACAAGATCGACACTCCCGACTACTTCGGAGCGACCCGCGTGACGAAGGACGGGGCGGAATCCCTTCCGGTCCGGTCCGGCACCGGCCGGCCGTCCTAG
- a CDS encoding phosphatase PAP2 family protein — protein sequence MAGLTTGGPNVDVSLLYEVNGAARRAPAWLDSAVSLAGEYGILLALVLLVLWCWRGARRQDESAAAESFTALVWAPLAAGLALLVNVPLRELVGRQRPFRQHEGLQVLDPGWGAGLGNTEFSFVSGHTTVAMALGVGLFVANRKLGTLGIGLALVEGLCRVYMGVNYPTDVIGGLALGTAVVLVLAPLALALLNPVVRAVAGSRRFGRLVRAGDRARPLPVDLAQPRTPPAGRCPQDKDLAA from the coding sequence ATGGCTGGACTCACAACAGGTGGGCCGAACGTGGATGTCAGCCTGCTGTACGAGGTCAACGGAGCGGCCCGGCGGGCCCCCGCGTGGCTGGACAGCGCCGTGAGCCTGGCCGGTGAGTACGGGATCCTGCTGGCCCTGGTGCTGCTGGTCCTGTGGTGCTGGCGCGGCGCCCGCCGACAGGACGAGTCCGCCGCCGCCGAATCCTTCACCGCGCTGGTGTGGGCCCCCCTCGCCGCCGGCCTGGCCCTGCTCGTGAACGTTCCGCTGCGTGAACTCGTCGGCCGGCAGCGACCGTTCCGCCAGCACGAGGGGCTGCAGGTCCTCGACCCCGGCTGGGGCGCGGGACTGGGGAACACCGAGTTCTCGTTCGTCAGCGGCCACACCACCGTCGCGATGGCCCTGGGCGTGGGCCTGTTCGTGGCCAACCGCAAGCTCGGGACCCTGGGGATCGGGCTGGCCCTCGTCGAGGGCCTCTGCCGCGTCTACATGGGTGTGAACTACCCGACCGACGTGATCGGCGGGCTCGCGCTCGGCACGGCCGTGGTCCTCGTGCTCGCTCCGCTCGCGCTGGCCCTGCTGAACCCGGTGGTCCGGGCGGTGGCCGGCTCCCGGCGCTTCGGACGGCTCGTACGGGCCGGTGACCGGGCGCGGCCCCTGCCGGTCGACCTCGCGCAGCCCCGGACCCCGCCCGCGGGCCGGTGCCCGCAGGACAAGGACCTCGCCGCCTGA